In the genome of Nymphaea colorata isolate Beijing-Zhang1983 chromosome 9, ASM883128v2, whole genome shotgun sequence, one region contains:
- the LOC116260959 gene encoding dof zinc finger protein DOF5.6-like isoform X2: MVITSLQVCMDTADWLQGVIQEERPMDSPPLEDMISCSRPLMERRVRPQPDPSLKCPRCDSTHTKFCYYNNYSLSQPRYFCKTCRRYWTKGGSLRNVPVGGGCRKNKKVQIKKLDPQPLNSINPNHALMPSTASSSGLPSTMTDLNLSFSGVQLTHQDASLLGNSRTSDFSVLGNPRSGEFTVGDVGYSGGTSYNGFLTPNGFGAIDGYHGTNLGYLQTNDRIAFPFEESEEADMKPRMLNVFNEDASSSVKAEDPSKRLLSLEWHDQSTSYGGGHDSSAYLASLSSFMNSYGLFPIN, translated from the exons ATGGTTATCACTTCTCTGCAAGTTTGCATGGACACCGCAGATTGGTTACAG GGAGTGATTCAAGAAGAAAGGCCAATGGACTCCCCACCATTGGAAGACATGATATCTTGCTCCAGGCCCTTGATGGAGAGAAGGGTCAGGCCTCAACCTGACCCCTCCCTCAAATGCCCAAGGTGTGATTCCACCCACACCAAGTTCTGCTACTACAACAATTACAGCCTCTCCCAGCCAAGGTACTTCTGCAAGACCTGCCGAAGGTACTGGACCAAGGGTGGCTCTCTGAGAAATGTCCCAGTAGGGGGTGGCTGCAGAAAGAACAAGAAGGTCCAAATAAAAAAGCTAGACCCACAGCCCCTCAACTCCATCAACCCCAACCATGCCTTGATGCCAAGTACTGCTAGCTCCTCTGGGCTCCCTAGCACCATGACTGACCTCAACCTCTCCTTCTCTGGGGTGCAACTCACACACCAAGATGCCTCTTTGCTGGGAAATTCTAGGACCAGTGACTTCAGTGTATTGGGAAACCCTAGAAGCGGTGAGTTCACAGTTGGGGATGTGGGTTACTCAGGAGGAACCAGCTACAATGGTTTCCTCACTCCCAATGGGTTTGGCGCCATTGATGGGTATCACGGGACCAACCTAGGTTACCTTCAAACTAACGACAGAATTGCTTTCCCCTTTGAGGAAAGCGAGGAAGCAGATATGAAGCCAAGGATGCTGAATGTGTTCAATGAGGATGCTAGCTCATCGGTCAAGGCTGAGGATCCAAGCAAGAGGCTTCTTTCCCTTGAATGGCATGACCAGTCGACGAGCTATGGAGGAGGGCATGATTCATCTGCTTATTTAGCATCACTCTCTAGCTTTATGAACAGCTATGGATTGTTCCCCATAAACTAA
- the LOC116261377 gene encoding uncharacterized protein LOC116261377 isoform X1: MTRDEPSPTRWSFQDFKAFYDAMFGRRREKNLNDQIESQPNGEATGNGRANGVAQENGNKKNPSEMAIYEQFRRQQEKQNGQLPPSGMQDRTEKPVKSLLPAYESVEMRTLAESLTRDIIRGSPDVKWESIKGLGTAKHLLKEAVVMPIKYPKYFTGLLTPWKGILLFGPPGTGKTMLAKAVATECKTTFFNISASSVVSKWRGDSEKLIKVLFELARHHAPSTIFLDEIDAIISQRGEGRSEHEASRRLKTELLIQMDGLTKTNELVFVLAATNLPWELDAAMLRRLEKRILVPLPEPEARKAMFEELLPSSGDNELPYDVLVDRTEGYSGSDIRLVCKEAAMQPLRRLMTLLEQEGDSFGEDPEVGPILGEDVELALRNTRPSAHLHAHRYEQFNKDYGSHVL, translated from the exons ATGACGAGAGACGAGCCCTCTCCCACTAGATGGTCCTTCCAG GATTTCAAGGCTTTCTATGATGCAATGTTTGGGAGGAGACGAGAAAAGAATTTAAATGATCAGATTGAAAGCCAACCAAATGGCGAGGCAACTGGAAATGGTCGTGCAAATGGGGTAGCGCAGGAAAACGGGAATAAGAAGAATCCATCTGAGATGGCCATATATGAACAGTTCCGACGCCAG CAGGAGAAGCAAAATGGACAACTTCCTCCTAGTGGGATGCAAGACAGAACTGAGAAACC AGTAAAGTCACTGCTTCCAGCTTATGAATCTGTTGAGATGCGCACCTTAGCTGAGAGCCTGACTAG GGATATTATCCGAGGAAGCCCTGATGTGAAGTGGGAGAGTATCAAAGGCTTAGGGACAGCAAAGCATCTTCTTAAGGAAGCAGTTGTCATGCCTATAAAGTATCCCAA GTACTTCACTGGTCTATTAACACCATGGAAAGGAATCTTGCTTTTTGGCCCTCCAGGAACTGGGAAG ACAATGCTTGCAAAGGCTGTTGCTACAGAATGCAAAACTACGTTTTTCAACATATCTGCATCATCTGTTGTCAGCAAGTGGCGTG GTGATTCAGAGAAGTTGATAAAAGTTCTATTTGAGCTGGCAAGGCACCATGCACCATCAACAATATTCCTTGATGAGATTGATGCTATCATTAGTCAGCGAGGAGAAGGACGTAGTGAACATGAGGCTAGTAGGAGGCTGAAGACAGAGCTGCTTATACAG ATGGATGGTTTAACAAAGACAAACGagcttgtttttgttttggctGCAACAAACTTGCCTTGGGAACTGGATGCTGCCATGCTCCGGCGTCTTGAGAAACGT ATTCTTGTTCCACTTCCTGAACCTGAAGCGAGAAAGGCTATGTTCGAAGAGCTTTTGCCATCTAGTGGTGACAATGAGCTTCCATATGATGTTCTTGTAGACAGGACAGAAGGTTATTCTGGATCTGACATCCGACTGGTTTGCAAGGAGGCAGCCATGCAACCACTCAGGCGCTTGATGACCCTTCTAGAACAGGAGGGTGATAGCTTTGGGGAAG ATCCAGAAGTTGGTCCTATACTTGGAGAGGATGTTGAACTAGCACTGAGGAACACTAGACCATCAGCTCACCTCCATGCCCATCGTTATGAACAATTCAATAAAGATTATGGCAGCCATGTTCTATAA
- the LOC116261377 gene encoding uncharacterized protein LOC116261377 isoform X2, producing the protein MTRDEPSPTRWSFQDFKAFYDAMFGRRREKNLNDQIESQPNGEATGNGRANGVAQENGNKKNPSEMAIYEQFRRQEKQNGQLPPSGMQDRTEKPVKSLLPAYESVEMRTLAESLTRDIIRGSPDVKWESIKGLGTAKHLLKEAVVMPIKYPKYFTGLLTPWKGILLFGPPGTGKTMLAKAVATECKTTFFNISASSVVSKWRGDSEKLIKVLFELARHHAPSTIFLDEIDAIISQRGEGRSEHEASRRLKTELLIQMDGLTKTNELVFVLAATNLPWELDAAMLRRLEKRILVPLPEPEARKAMFEELLPSSGDNELPYDVLVDRTEGYSGSDIRLVCKEAAMQPLRRLMTLLEQEGDSFGEDPEVGPILGEDVELALRNTRPSAHLHAHRYEQFNKDYGSHVL; encoded by the exons ATGACGAGAGACGAGCCCTCTCCCACTAGATGGTCCTTCCAG GATTTCAAGGCTTTCTATGATGCAATGTTTGGGAGGAGACGAGAAAAGAATTTAAATGATCAGATTGAAAGCCAACCAAATGGCGAGGCAACTGGAAATGGTCGTGCAAATGGGGTAGCGCAGGAAAACGGGAATAAGAAGAATCCATCTGAGATGGCCATATATGAACAGTTCCGACGCCAG GAGAAGCAAAATGGACAACTTCCTCCTAGTGGGATGCAAGACAGAACTGAGAAACC AGTAAAGTCACTGCTTCCAGCTTATGAATCTGTTGAGATGCGCACCTTAGCTGAGAGCCTGACTAG GGATATTATCCGAGGAAGCCCTGATGTGAAGTGGGAGAGTATCAAAGGCTTAGGGACAGCAAAGCATCTTCTTAAGGAAGCAGTTGTCATGCCTATAAAGTATCCCAA GTACTTCACTGGTCTATTAACACCATGGAAAGGAATCTTGCTTTTTGGCCCTCCAGGAACTGGGAAG ACAATGCTTGCAAAGGCTGTTGCTACAGAATGCAAAACTACGTTTTTCAACATATCTGCATCATCTGTTGTCAGCAAGTGGCGTG GTGATTCAGAGAAGTTGATAAAAGTTCTATTTGAGCTGGCAAGGCACCATGCACCATCAACAATATTCCTTGATGAGATTGATGCTATCATTAGTCAGCGAGGAGAAGGACGTAGTGAACATGAGGCTAGTAGGAGGCTGAAGACAGAGCTGCTTATACAG ATGGATGGTTTAACAAAGACAAACGagcttgtttttgttttggctGCAACAAACTTGCCTTGGGAACTGGATGCTGCCATGCTCCGGCGTCTTGAGAAACGT ATTCTTGTTCCACTTCCTGAACCTGAAGCGAGAAAGGCTATGTTCGAAGAGCTTTTGCCATCTAGTGGTGACAATGAGCTTCCATATGATGTTCTTGTAGACAGGACAGAAGGTTATTCTGGATCTGACATCCGACTGGTTTGCAAGGAGGCAGCCATGCAACCACTCAGGCGCTTGATGACCCTTCTAGAACAGGAGGGTGATAGCTTTGGGGAAG ATCCAGAAGTTGGTCCTATACTTGGAGAGGATGTTGAACTAGCACTGAGGAACACTAGACCATCAGCTCACCTCCATGCCCATCGTTATGAACAATTCAATAAAGATTATGGCAGCCATGTTCTATAA
- the LOC116260959 gene encoding dof zinc finger protein DOF5.6-like isoform X1, whose product MVITSLQVCMDTADWLQKSFTGSFMANICQTLQGVIQEERPMDSPPLEDMISCSRPLMERRVRPQPDPSLKCPRCDSTHTKFCYYNNYSLSQPRYFCKTCRRYWTKGGSLRNVPVGGGCRKNKKVQIKKLDPQPLNSINPNHALMPSTASSSGLPSTMTDLNLSFSGVQLTHQDASLLGNSRTSDFSVLGNPRSGEFTVGDVGYSGGTSYNGFLTPNGFGAIDGYHGTNLGYLQTNDRIAFPFEESEEADMKPRMLNVFNEDASSSVKAEDPSKRLLSLEWHDQSTSYGGGHDSSAYLASLSSFMNSYGLFPIN is encoded by the exons ATGGTTATCACTTCTCTGCAAGTTTGCATGGACACCGCAGATTGGTTACAG AAAAGTTTTACTGGTTCTTTTATGGCAAATATATGCCAAACTTTGCAG GGAGTGATTCAAGAAGAAAGGCCAATGGACTCCCCACCATTGGAAGACATGATATCTTGCTCCAGGCCCTTGATGGAGAGAAGGGTCAGGCCTCAACCTGACCCCTCCCTCAAATGCCCAAGGTGTGATTCCACCCACACCAAGTTCTGCTACTACAACAATTACAGCCTCTCCCAGCCAAGGTACTTCTGCAAGACCTGCCGAAGGTACTGGACCAAGGGTGGCTCTCTGAGAAATGTCCCAGTAGGGGGTGGCTGCAGAAAGAACAAGAAGGTCCAAATAAAAAAGCTAGACCCACAGCCCCTCAACTCCATCAACCCCAACCATGCCTTGATGCCAAGTACTGCTAGCTCCTCTGGGCTCCCTAGCACCATGACTGACCTCAACCTCTCCTTCTCTGGGGTGCAACTCACACACCAAGATGCCTCTTTGCTGGGAAATTCTAGGACCAGTGACTTCAGTGTATTGGGAAACCCTAGAAGCGGTGAGTTCACAGTTGGGGATGTGGGTTACTCAGGAGGAACCAGCTACAATGGTTTCCTCACTCCCAATGGGTTTGGCGCCATTGATGGGTATCACGGGACCAACCTAGGTTACCTTCAAACTAACGACAGAATTGCTTTCCCCTTTGAGGAAAGCGAGGAAGCAGATATGAAGCCAAGGATGCTGAATGTGTTCAATGAGGATGCTAGCTCATCGGTCAAGGCTGAGGATCCAAGCAAGAGGCTTCTTTCCCTTGAATGGCATGACCAGTCGACGAGCTATGGAGGAGGGCATGATTCATCTGCTTATTTAGCATCACTCTCTAGCTTTATGAACAGCTATGGATTGTTCCCCATAAACTAA